The Eleginops maclovinus isolate JMC-PN-2008 ecotype Puerto Natales chromosome 3, JC_Emac_rtc_rv5, whole genome shotgun sequence genome includes a region encoding these proteins:
- the sacm1lb gene encoding phosphatidylinositol-3-phosphatase SAC1-B: MASTYSSFNLRTTQEKFYIEACDEGSEEVLAVDRVSTEMTLTVKRDVPAGADSRPICGLMGTIRLVAGMYLVVITKKKKVGDLLGHAVWKAVDFDIISYKKTILHLTDNQMQDNKTFMSMINNVLHTDGFYFATDYDLTHTLQRLANTSPEFQEMSLLERADQRFVWNGHLLREFLAQPEVHKFVFPVIHGFIAMRSCCINGKVFEWSIISRRSCFRAGVRYYVRGIDSEGHPANFVETEQIVQFNSAKASFVQTRGSIPFFWSQRPNLKYKPKPQISKTVNHLDGFQRHFDSQVILYGKQVILNLINQKGSEKPLELAFDKMVADLGNGMVKYIAFDFHKECSRMRWHRLQILLDMVAEMQDELGYFLVDADGKVLLHQDGTFRSNCMDCLDRTNVIQSMLAQRALQSQLRKMGVLHAGQQIEEQMDFGKKFKNAWADNADACAKQYAGTGALKTDFTRTGKRTQWGLLMDGWNSMIRYYKNNFSDGYRQDSIDLFLGNYAVDESDWTTPLREPKDWKFLTLPIVMVVAFSMCIICLLMAGETWTETLAYVLFWGSASVVTSGLILFNGPDFVDAPRLVQKEKLD; this comes from the exons ATGGCGAGCACCTATTCGAGTTTCAACCT GCGCACCACCCAGGAGAAGTTCTACATCGAGGCGTGTGATGAGGGCTCTGAGGAGGTGCTGGCTGTGGACAGAGTGTCCACTGAGATGACCCTCACAG TGAAGAGGGACGTCCCTGCAGGAGCTGACAGCAGGCCCATATGTGGTCTCATGGGGACCATACGTTTGGTGGCAG GCATGTATCTGGTTGTCAtcaccaagaagaagaaggtgggaGATCTCCTGGGCCATGCTGTGTGGAAGGCTGTGGACTTTGACATCATCTCCTATAAGAAGACAATACTTCATCTGACAGACAACCAG ATGCAAGACAACAAGACTTTCATGTCCATGATCAACAATGTGTTGCACACAGATGGCTTCTACTTTGCAACAGACTACGAcctgacacacactctgcagcGCCTGGCCAACACCAGCCCCGAGTTTCAGGAGATGAGTCTTCTGGAGAGG GCGGATCAGCGTTTCGTCTGGAACGGACATCTGTTGAGAGAATTCCTAGCACAGCCAGAG GTACACaagtttgtgtttcctgttatCCATGGCT TCATCGCCATGAGGTCGTGCTGCATCAACGGGAAGGTGTTTGAGTGGAGCATCATCTCCAGGAGGAGCTGCTTCAGAGCCGGAGTCCGCTACTACGTCCGAG gCATCGACTCTGAAGGCCATCCTGCTAACTTTGTGGAGACGGAGCAGATCGTTCAGTTCAACAGCGCCAAGGCTTCCTTTGTTCAG ACAAGAGGTTCCATCCCCTTCTTCTGGTCTCAGAGACCCAACCTCAAGTACAAGCCCAAACCACAGATCAGCAAAACAGTGAACCAC TTGGACGGGTTCCAGAGACACTTTGACTCGCAGGTTATTCTCTATGGAAAACAAGTCATTTTGAACTTG atTAACCAAAAGGGCTCAGAGAAGCCGCTGGAGCTGGCATTCGACAAGATGGTGGCGGACCTGGGAAATGGCATGGTCAA GTACATAGCCTTCGACTTCCATAAGGAGTGCAGTCGGATGAGGTGGCACCGCCTGCAGATCTTACTGGACATGGTCGCTGAGATGCAGGATGAATTAGG aTATTTCCTGGTGGACGCAGATGGGAAGGTGCTGCTGCACCAAGACGGCACGTTCCGGAGCAACTGCATGGACTGCCTGGACCGAACCAACGTCATCCAGAGCATGCTGGCCCAGCGCGCCCTGCAGTCACAGCTACGG AAAATGGGAGTCCTCCATGCGGGCCAGCAGATTGAAGAACAGATGGACTTCGGGAAAAAGTTCAAGAACG CCTGGGCAGACAACGCTGATGCCTGTGCCAAGCAGTACGCTGGTACTGGCGCCCTGAAGACGGACTTCACCAG GACAGGGAAGAGGACTCAGTGGGGGCTGCTGATGGACGGCTGGAACTCCATGATCCGATATTACAAGAACAATTTCTCTGATGGTTATAGACAG GACTCCATTGATCTGTTCCTGGGGAACTATGCTGTGGATGAATCTGATTGGACCACCCCGCTGCGTGAGCCCAAAGACTGGAAGTTTTTGACG TTGCCCATCGTCATGGTGGTAGCTTTCTCCATGTGTATCATCTGCCTGCTGATGGCTG GTGAAACGTGGACTGAGACCCTGGCCTACGTGTTGTTCTGGGGGTCTGCCAGCGTGGTGACGAGCGGCCTCATCCTCTTTAACGGACCCGACTTTGTAGATGCTCCAAGGCTGGTCCAGAAGGAGAAGCTggactga
- the LOC134862378 gene encoding sodium- and chloride-dependent transporter XTRP3-like, whose protein sequence is MGNEARPNWDNPIQFVLACVSYAVGLGNVWRFPYLCQMHGGGGFLIPYFIMLVLEGIPLFYMELAIGQKMSLGSIGAWTAISPYLGGVGLASVVTSLYLCLYYNIINAWSFWYLFHSFQSVLPWAVCPINSNQTGPLEECEIATPTQYFFYRETLNISPSIEEHGGVSTGQAMCLVLAWILTYLFIVRGVKSTGKVVYFTSVFPYVVLFIYLIRGMTLHGAINGVKYMFTPKLEQLLDPTTWINAATQIFFSLGLGFGTLIAFSSYNHYNNNFERQAIIVSLINCSTSIFASIVTFAIYGFKATVNYENCLERTRLLLLNTFDLAEDSMSMDQVFDWIEKLNTTYPLQFAEIANQLENCNLESELDTAVEGTGLAFIVYSEAIKNMPLPQLWSVLYFFMLLLLGMGSMLGNVTAIITPLRDFKILSHLSDELLNGLVCVFCLLLGLGFTTTSGNYWFTMFNDYGANFSLLFIVLIEVIAVSYIYGIKRFEKDIEDMIGHRPNWYWKIMWAGISPVLLITLFVVYIVNYIRGGTPTYQAWNKELGKSVVTDYPVFGQVFIGLLLVSSVSCVPLTALYVFCRKRKHGNLHQRKRAVSTVSTVLQLNTATMPN, encoded by the exons GGGGGTTCTTGATTCCTTATTTCATCATGCTGGTTCTGGAGGGTATTCCATTATTCTACATGGAGCTTGCCATTGGTCAGAAGATGAGTTTGGGTAGCATCGGGGCATGGACTGCCATCAGCCCTTACTTAGGAGGAGTGG GTCTTGCCAGTGTTGTGACATCCCTGTATCTGTGTCTCTATTACAACATCATCAATGCATGGAGTTTCTGGTAcctctttcattcatttcaa TCCGTCCTTCCTTGGGCAGTTTGCCCCATTAACTCTAACCAGACAGGACCACTAGAGGAGTGTGAAATTGCTACACCTACGCAGTACTTCTTCTACAGGGAAACACTGAACATCTCTCCGTCTATTGAAGAGCACGGAGGCGTTAGTACAGGCCAGGCAATGTGCCTTGTGCTTGCCTGGATTCTAACCTACCTGTTCATTGTCCGAGGAGTAAAGTCAACTGGAAAG GTGGTGTACTTCACATCCGTATTTCCATACGTGGTCCTCTTCATCTACCTGATACGTGGCATGACTCTTCACGGGGCCATCAATGGTGTCAAATACATGTTCACACCAAAG CTCGAACAGCTTCTCGACCCTACTACATGGATCAATGCCGCCACTCAGATCTTTTTCTCACTTGGTCTGGGTTTTGGGACGCTCATAGCTTTTTCCAGCTACAACcattacaacaacaactttGAGCGCCAAGCCATCATTGTTTCCTTGATCAACTGTTCAACCTCCATCTTTGCCAGCATCGTCACCTTTGCCATCTATGGATTCAAGGCCACCGTCAACTACGAGAACTGCCTGGAGAG GACACGCTTACTGCTGCTGAATACTTTTGATCTAGCGGAGGACAGCATGAGCATGGACCAGGTCTTTGACTGGATTGAGAAGCTGAACACAACATATCCACTGCAGTTCGCTGAAATCGCCAACCAACTGGAAAACTGTAACCTGGAGAGTGAACTAGACACT GCAGTGGAGGGGACAGGGCTGGCCTTCATTGTGTACAGTGAGGCCATTAAGAATATGCCGTTGCCTCAGCTGTGGTCAGTGCTGTACTtcttcatgctgctgctgttgggaATGGGCAGCATGCTAGGCAAcgtcaccgccatcatcaccCCGCTGCGAGACTTCAAGATCCTGTCTCACTTGAGCGACGAACTACTCAACG GTTTGGTGTGCGTGTTTTGTCTGCTGCTTGGCCTGGGTTTCACCACCACGTCAGGGAATTACTGGTTCACCATGTTCAACGACTATGGAGCCAATTTCTCCCTGCTCTTCATCGTCCTCATTGAGGTCATAGCTGTCAGTTACATCTACGGTattaaaag GTTTGAGAAAGACATAGAAGACATGATCGGTCATCGTCCCAACTGGTACTGGAAGATCATGTGGGCAGGAATCAGTCCCGTTCTTCTTATCACTCTCTTCGTTGTCTACATCGTAAACTACATCAGAGGAGGGACACCCACCTACCAAGCATGGAACAAAGAGCTG GGTAAATCGGTGGTGACGGACTATCCTGTCTTTGGTCAAGTGTTCATTGGGCTGCTGCTAGTGTCGTCCGTCAGCTGTGTTCCCCTCACAGCTCTGTATGTGTtctgcaggaagaggaaacatgGAAACCTTCACCAGAGGAAGCGTGCTGTCAGCACAGTATCTACAGTCCTTCAGCTGAACACAGCAACGATGCCTAATTGA